The region GACGTCCCGGCAGTAGCGGAATATGCAAAGACGCTTCCCAACGTGGTTCTCTCGAAGCAGTCGCAGTACGCCTGCGCCCAGGACTGCCTGGAAGAGATATCCACCGCCATCAAAGAGATGGACCTCAACAGGGTTGTGGTCGCATCATGCACCCCCAGAACTCACGAACCGCTCTTCAGAGAGGCTTGCAGGGACGGCGGACTGAACAAATACCTGTTCAACATGGCGAACATCCGCGACCAGTGCTCGTGGATCCACATGCACGCGGCGGAGGCCGCCACCGTGAAATCGAAGGACCTTTTAAGAATGGCGATCGCTAAGGTCGCGCTCCTAGAGCCGCTGGTCGGTTCCGAGATAGAGGTCACCAGGTCGGCGGCGGTCATCGGCGGCGGCATAACCGGAATGACGGCGGCCCTCGACATAGCCGCACAGGGAATACCCGTGCACCTTATCGAAAAGGAGAAAGAGCTCGGAGGGTTCGCGCTCAACTTCCGCCACAAAGAGGACGGCAAGGACGTTGCCGCATTCATAAAAGAGCTGGTAGGGAAGATCGAGAGCAACAAGAAGATCACTGTGTACAAAGGAGCGACAGTCGTCGACATCCCCGGCTTCGTAGGTAACTTCAAAGTCATCCTGAACGGAGGTAAGGAGATACCCGTCGGCGCGGTGCTGTTCGCGACAGGAGCCGCTCAGTACAAACCTACAGAGTACAAATACGGCTCGGACAAGAAGGTCATGACGACCCTGGAGGTCGAGAACGCTCTGGCGAGCGACAAGTTCAGCGGAAAGGACGTAGCCTTCGTGCAGTGTGTGGGATCAAGGAACAGCGCCGTGAAATATTGTTCACGTGTGTGCTGCGCCGGAGCCCTGCGCAACGCCATCCAGATAAAGATGAAGGACCCCACGGCGAATGTCGCGATAATTCACAAAGATATCAGAACATACGGGTTCCGCGAGGAGCTCTACAACAAGGCGTCCAGTCTCGGCGTCAAGTTCCTGAGGTACTGCGCCGACGACGCGCTGCCGGACTTTGACGGAAAGACGGTGAAAGCCCACGACTCGATACTCGGAAGGGATGTGGAGATACCGGTGGACACGCTGGTTCTCGCAGCCGGATTGGCGCCCCTCCGCGAAGAGAAGGAAGAGCTCGCAAAGATGGTGAAGATCCCGATCAGCAAGGACGGGTTCTTCTTCGAGGCGCACCAGAAACTCAGGCCGGTGGACTTCGCCACCGAAGGAGTGTATGTCGCCGGTTCCGCACACTGGCCGAAGTTCATGGACGAGTGCATCGCCCAGGGCTCGGGCGCGGCGGCGAGGATGCTCACCACCATATCCAAGGACAAACTGATCTCTGAAGGCATAGTCGCCGTGTCCAACTCGGACCTGTGCGACGGATGCGGCGTGTGCGTGGGCTGCTGCGACTATAACGCAATAACCATCGTATGCGGGGACGACGGATCGCTCAGAAGCAACGTGAACCCCGGCCTCTGCAAAGGATGCGGCTCATGCGTGGCGTCCTGCCCGGCGGCGGCCATGGAGCAGAGAGGATTCAGGAACAAGCAGATAATCGCAGAGATAGACGCGTTGTTCGACAAGGCGGGAGTGTGAAGAAATGTCAGACTTTGAACCAAAGATCGTAGCATTCTGCTGCAACTGGTGCTCCTATGCCGGAGCGGACGGAGCAGGCGTGGCAAGACTGCAGATGCCCCCCAACTTCCGTATAATAAGGACGATGTGCTCGGCAAGGGTAGATCCGGAATTTATATTAAGGTCCCTCGCGAAAGGGGCGGACGGGGTCATAATACTGGGCTGCCACCCGGCGGACTGCCACTACATAGGCGGCAACTACAGAGCAAGAAGAAGAATAGCACTGATAAGAATGGTGCTTGAACAGTACGGGTTCGACCCGAGGAGACTGAAGCTCGAATGGGTCTCAGCTTCCGAGGGAGAGAAGTTCCAAAAGACCCTGACGGATTTCGTCGGCACGATCAAGGAACTCGGACCCACCCCATTGAAGGAGGAATAAGATGTCATTCTTTGACAGATTCAAGAAAAAGGACAAGGCGGCGGCGCCAAAACAGAGCGCGGCGAAGCCGGCCAAGAAAGAGAGCAAGCCCCCTGCGCAGGGAGCGGTGTGCTACCAGAAGACCCCTGAGTCGATAGAAGCGGCGCAGCTCAAGCCGGCGGACCTAGGAGATCTCCTCCCCGGAGCACCCCCCAACGGCAAGCTCAACCTGGCGATATACTGGGCGGCCGCCTGCGGAGGCTGCGACGTCTCCATCCTTGACATAAACGAGAGGATACTCACCGTCGGCGACATAGCGAACGTCGTCATGTGGCCGATTGCGGCTGACGGAAAGGAACATGACATCGCCGAGATGGAGGACGGCTCGATAACCGTATCCATAATATCCGGCGCCGTCAGGAACACCGAGAACGAACACATGGTAAAACTGCTGAGGAAGAAGTCGCTTCTGGTGGTATCGTACGGAGCGTGCGCATGCTTCGGAGGATCCCCTGCGCTTGCGAACCTCGTTCCGGGCGGGAAAGATGAGATCATCGAGTACGCGTACAACAAGGTGCCCACCACGGCGAACTTCCAGGCCGACTATCACAAGGGCGAGCCGGTGCTCCCCCAGGTAGAATACAGCGCCCCGGAGGGCGTTCTGACGCTTCCGGTCCTGTACGACACGGTCAAAACGCTTGACCAGGTCATCGACGTTGATTACTACGTTCCAGGATGCCCCCCGCTGCAGGAATCCATTTCTTACATGCTTAAAGCGGTCGCGGACTTCGCGTACAAAGGCGTAGCTCTTCCGCCCAAGGGAACCAACATCGGAGTTGTCACTAAGACGCTCTGCGAACAGTGCCCGAGGCGCAAGGAATCCAGAAGGATAACGAAGATAGTGGAGCCGCACGAGATAGACGTCGACCCCGAGCTGTGTCTGATGGACCAGGGCATACTCTGCCTCGGACCGGCCACGGTCGGAGGGTGCAACGCAAAGTGCACAAGGGTCGGGCAGCCCTGCCGCGGATGCTACGGACCAACCGTAGCGGTCCAGGAACAGGGCGCAAGCGCCCTCACCGCGATAGCGTCGCTGTTCCCCGTACTGGATGACGACGCGACGATGGGCGAGGATAAGATCATAGACATCATGTCGACGGTAAAGGACCCGCTGGGATACTTCTATGCATTCACAATGGGCAAATCTCTGATAAAGAGGTCCGTCGTAGAAAAAGGAGGTAAGTAAAATGACAGGCCCCGTAATTTGGGACGATAAAAAGAAGGCCACATCCAACAGGGTGACCATTGACCCCATAACACGTCTCGAGGGTCACGGAAAGATAGAGATCTTCCTGGACGATTCCGGTAACGTGAGCAACGCATACTGGCAGGTCCCGGAGGTCAGAGGATTCGAAAGGTTCTGCGTCGGAAGGAAGGTAGTGGAGCTCAATCAGATAACGGCAAGGCTCTGCGGCGTCTGCCCGGGAGCACACCACCTGGCCTCAACGAAAGCGATAGACGGCTGCTACAACACGAAACCTACGGAGTCGGCATTCCGCATAAGGGATCTGTTCTACCATGCGCACTTTGTGCACAGCCATATAGCGCACTTCTATGCTCTGGCTGGTCCGGACTTCGTCTGCGGACCGGCAGCGCCGGCCGCCGAGAGGAACGTTCTGGGCGTAGTGGCGCGCGTCGGACTGGAATTGGGATCGGCCGTGCTGAAAGCCCGCGCCGAGGCGCAGAAGATCCAAGGTATAATCGGAGGAAAGCCCACTCACCCCGTGATGGGTGTTCCGGGCGGAGTGAGCAAGGCCATAAGCAAAGAGGAGGCCAAGGAGATCCAGGGATACGCCGACAACCTCGTAGCGTTCGCGGAAACGTCGCTGGGAGTGTTCAAGAGCGTAGTTCTTGAGAACAAGGATTACCTGGACATAATCAAGAACCCGGACCTGTATTACAGCGAGTTATACAGCATGGGACTGGTCAACTCCAAGAACCAGCTCGAATTCCATGACGGACAGGTGAGGGTCGTCGACCCGAACGGTAAAGAGACGGACAAGTACGACCCGTACGACTACCTCGACCATATCGGAGAGGCGGTGGAACCCTGGTCATACGAGAAGTTCCCGTACCTCAGGAATCCCGGATACAAGGGACTGGTGGACGGAGTGGGAAGCGGAATGTACCGCGCAACCCCCCTCGGAAGGCTGAATGTCTCCGACAGCATCTCCACCCCGAAGGCGCAGGCCGCGTTCGAGGAGTTCAGGGCGATATTCAAGAGCCTCGGCGTGGAGGGACCGGTACACTTCAACCTGGCGACCCACTGGGCAAGGATCATCGAGATGATCTACGCTGCCGAGAAGGTCCACCAGAATGCGTACGACCCGGACATCACCGACCCGAACATAAAGCAGAAGGACATCGTCCCCGGAGGACGCGGAGTGGGATGTGTGGAGGCGCCGAGAGGAACGCTCACCCACGAGTACCACAGCGATGAGAACGGCATAGTCACAGCATGCAACCTTGTTGTCGGAACGACCAACAACAACGGCCCCATGAACATCGACACCGTGAAGATCGCTAAAGCGCTGATCAAGGACCACATGATCTCCCCAGGTCTGCTGAACATGATCGAGATGGCGTTCAGGGTATATGATCCGTGCAACTCCTGCGCGACCCACAGCCTTCCGGGCCAGATGCCCATCAAGGCGGTCATCAGGAACGCCGACGGCTCTGTGTACGATACCGTGACAAAGAACCTTTAAAAACAAACATGAGGGGGAGACCCCTCTTTATTCAATTTTTTAAATTTCATCCCGCTGAGTGTTTTATTGATCGATCTGTACTTCTCCGTGCCTCAATGCCGAAGCCGTCTCGGACGATATCGTTTGCGCATATCTTCCGCACTTAGTTCGTTTATGTCTGCCGTATGCATTTGATACTGGATGTATGGCATTTAGTATTTTTTACAATAATTTTTATGGTTTTTGATAGGACTTTGTATATGTCATCAGCTTGACTTCGAATCTTTTGCAATGCCTGGCGATAAGGATGGTGTCAAAGCTGTAATTTTACGGTGGCCGCCGATTAAATTCGGAAGTTCCGAATTTAGTCATATTCAGGCGTTTTTACTCTTATCCTCCGGCCCCATCCCCGGCGTTCGCTTCCTGCCACCATGAGACCGGAAAGCCTCCCGAGGTCCAGCCCATCGAGGAGATGCACCGTGGCATTCTCCAGATCGAGGAGATCTCCACCCATTATCGGGCCGAGGAGCGGCTCTCCTCTTATGTTCACGGGGGATCCCCCCAGCATCCTGTTGAATGCGGGCACGATGATGAAGTTCTTGGGAAGCGACCCGTACCTTTCCGAAGGGGCGTCTCTGAACCTCCCCCTGACCCAGCACGGCTCGTTCGTCTGTTTCCCGACGCCGTCCCTGAACATCACCGCAGGATGATCGTGGGCCATCACCAGCGTCTCAGACGTCATCACCTCTTCAGAGGGCCACGTATGCCCGTGCACAAACCCAGTGTCTTCGATCTTCACGCCGGATGCCGGCCGGATCCTGACATGGCCGGGAAGGAACTCCTCTATGTTCGTGTCATGGTTGCCTCTCACAACTTCAACGGAATCAAAGCGTTCAAGCAGCCTTTCGAAGAACACAGGTATCTCCCGGTACTCTTGTTTTGTGGACCCGGGTACCGAGTCCTTTACGTCTCCGAGGACCATCAGCCTGCCGGCGGAATCGTCGGCGGCTTTGATGATGGAATCGAACATGTCATCCGTGCGCGACGTAAGATGGAAACCCTTCGATCTCAAATGTGATTCAATCCCTATGTGGAGGTCCCCTATCACAAGGTACTCGTCCGCTCTGAGAGCGGGTATGCCGTGGACGGGCTGGAGGTCCATATCGTCACCTCAGGTATTCTTTGAGCACTTTCGGTATCGTTTCTATGACATCCGTTGCGGTCATCCCGTAAGACCTTTCCTCGAACGCATGCTCCCCCGCTCTCCCTGAAATGAAGGCGCCCAGCGCCGCGGCGTCGAAGCATGTCATGCCTTTTGACAGAAGTCCTGCGACGATGCCGGCCAAGACATCTCCGGTGCCCGCGCCGGTCATGCCGGGGCTGCCCGTGATGTTGCGCCTGATCCTTTCTCCGTCAGAGATCAGGTCCGTCTTCCCCTTGAGCAGAATGACGGAGTCCATCTTCTCTGCCAGCATCCCGATGGAATCGTCCGCTTTGTGCGGATCCCCGCCGAGTTTCTCGAATTCCCTGATGTGGGGGGTAAGGATGGTCCTCCCGTTAGACACAAAATCCTTTCCGAGCGCGGTAAGTCCGTCCGCATCTATGACAGCGGGAACACCGCATTTTCTGACGAATTCTCTCACGGCGTCGGCCGTATCGCCCGAAACGCCCAGACCGGGTCCGATAAGCACGGCTTCATGCTTTAGAGACAGATCCAAAAGATGTTCAAGATGTTCCCTTCTCAGCGAGTCGCCCGAAAGCTCCGAGATCATAAGCACCGGGGAGAATGAAGCGATGACGGATGAACAATTCTTTGGGACAGCCAGCCTGACGATGTCCGTTCCGACCCTCATGGCGGCGAGCGCGGACATGGCTGGTGCGCCGTAATACGGTCCGCCGCCTATTATCAGCAGTCTCCCGTTGGAGCCCTTATGGCTGTCGTCCTTAGGTATGGGGTACCTAAGCATGTCGCCCGGACCTACGTTGTCGTACGCTTCTTTCGGAATACCGATGTCCTTCACGATGATCTCTCCCGAGTTCTCAGGGTTCATCCCCTCTTTGACGTCATGGAATGTTATTGTCATGTCAGGCCTCAGGGGCAAAGAGGTCCCCAGGCCGGAAGGCACATCCACAGACACCACGTTTCCCTTGAAAGCGTTAGCAGTTTTAATAAATACGTCATAAGGAGACCTGACCTCTCCGGACATCCCCGTGCCCAGCGCACAGTCGATGATAACGTCACATCCCTTCTCATCGAACTTGGAAAAATCCTTTATCTGGCACATCAGTTCTGAGAGCATCCCTTTGATAAAGTCGGATCGTATCGTCCCCCTTGGTCTGAGAAGATAGACAGAAACATCTTCAGGACCCATCACCTTGGCGGCCGCTATCCCGTCGCCTCCGTTGTTGCCGCCGCCGCACACGAAAGCTATCCTTTTTCCCGGGAACCTTTCCGACAGCACGGAGGCGACCGCCTTGCCGGCGTTCGTCATCAGGACGGGCACGCCGATCCCCATGGCCTCGGAATTGGCGTCTATGACCGAAGAATCAAGGGAAGTGATCATTTCTTCTGGTTTTTGATCAGGATCTCTGCGATCTTCGGCAAGAGCTTGGTCTTAGGGATCTTGCCTCTTTCGACCTTTACGCAGCCGCGTTTGGCGGCCCAGTTAGAAGGATATGCCATGTTCTCGTATATTTCGTATTCAAGATCCA is a window of Candidatus Methanoplasma cognatum DNA encoding:
- a CDS encoding hydrogenase iron-sulfur subunit, whose protein sequence is MSDFEPKIVAFCCNWCSYAGADGAGVARLQMPPNFRIIRTMCSARVDPEFILRSLAKGADGVIILGCHPADCHYIGGNYRARRRIALIRMVLEQYGFDPRRLKLEWVSASEGEKFQKTLTDFVGTIKELGPTPLKEE
- a CDS encoding Ni/Fe hydrogenase subunit alpha; the protein is MTGPVIWDDKKKATSNRVTIDPITRLEGHGKIEIFLDDSGNVSNAYWQVPEVRGFERFCVGRKVVELNQITARLCGVCPGAHHLASTKAIDGCYNTKPTESAFRIRDLFYHAHFVHSHIAHFYALAGPDFVCGPAAPAAERNVLGVVARVGLELGSAVLKARAEAQKIQGIIGGKPTHPVMGVPGGVSKAISKEEAKEIQGYADNLVAFAETSLGVFKSVVLENKDYLDIIKNPDLYYSELYSMGLVNSKNQLEFHDGQVRVVDPNGKETDKYDPYDYLDHIGEAVEPWSYEKFPYLRNPGYKGLVDGVGSGMYRATPLGRLNVSDSISTPKAQAAFEEFRAIFKSLGVEGPVHFNLATHWARIIEMIYAAEKVHQNAYDPDITDPNIKQKDIVPGGRGVGCVEAPRGTLTHEYHSDENGIVTACNLVVGTTNNNGPMNIDTVKIAKALIKDHMISPGLLNMIEMAFRVYDPCNSCATHSLPGQMPIKAVIRNADGSVYDTVTKNL
- a CDS encoding metallophosphoesterase, with the translated sequence MDLQPVHGIPALRADEYLVIGDLHIGIESHLRSKGFHLTSRTDDMFDSIIKAADDSAGRLMVLGDVKDSVPGSTKQEYREIPVFFERLLERFDSVEVVRGNHDTNIEEFLPGHVRIRPASGVKIEDTGFVHGHTWPSEEVMTSETLVMAHDHPAVMFRDGVGKQTNEPCWVRGRFRDAPSERYGSLPKNFIIVPAFNRMLGGSPVNIRGEPLLGPIMGGDLLDLENATVHLLDGLDLGRLSGLMVAGSERRGWGRRIRVKTPEYD
- a CDS encoding signal recognition particle subunit SRP19/SEC65 family protein, yielding MAYDKDTAITIWPEYFDVSRTRAMGRRLPKNLCVKDPSIDIIAKGALILDLEYEIYENMAYPSNWAAKRGCVKVERGKIPKTKLLPKIAEILIKNQKK
- a CDS encoding NAD(P)H-hydrate dehydratase gives rise to the protein MITSLDSSVIDANSEAMGIGVPVLMTNAGKAVASVLSERFPGKRIAFVCGGGNNGGDGIAAAKVMGPEDVSVYLLRPRGTIRSDFIKGMLSELMCQIKDFSKFDEKGCDVIIDCALGTGMSGEVRSPYDVFIKTANAFKGNVVSVDVPSGLGTSLPLRPDMTITFHDVKEGMNPENSGEIIVKDIGIPKEAYDNVGPGDMLRYPIPKDDSHKGSNGRLLIIGGGPYYGAPAMSALAAMRVGTDIVRLAVPKNCSSVIASFSPVLMISELSGDSLRREHLEHLLDLSLKHEAVLIGPGLGVSGDTADAVREFVRKCGVPAVIDADGLTALGKDFVSNGRTILTPHIREFEKLGGDPHKADDSIGMLAEKMDSVILLKGKTDLISDGERIRRNITGSPGMTGAGTGDVLAGIVAGLLSKGMTCFDAAALGAFISGRAGEHAFEERSYGMTATDVIETIPKVLKEYLR
- a CDS encoding oxidoreductase, with the protein product MSFFDRFKKKDKAAAPKQSAAKPAKKESKPPAQGAVCYQKTPESIEAAQLKPADLGDLLPGAPPNGKLNLAIYWAAACGGCDVSILDINERILTVGDIANVVMWPIAADGKEHDIAEMEDGSITVSIISGAVRNTENEHMVKLLRKKSLLVVSYGACACFGGSPALANLVPGGKDEIIEYAYNKVPTTANFQADYHKGEPVLPQVEYSAPEGVLTLPVLYDTVKTLDQVIDVDYYVPGCPPLQESISYMLKAVADFAYKGVALPPKGTNIGVVTKTLCEQCPRRKESRRITKIVEPHEIDVDPELCLMDQGILCLGPATVGGCNAKCTRVGQPCRGCYGPTVAVQEQGASALTAIASLFPVLDDDATMGEDKIIDIMSTVKDPLGYFYAFTMGKSLIKRSVVEKGGK
- a CDS encoding CoB--CoM heterodisulfide reductase iron-sulfur subunit A family protein; translated protein: MTKSALVIGGGIAGIQASLDLADRDIHVYLVEKLPTIGGTMSRLDKTFPTNDCSACILSPKMADCIGHPNITTLTFHEVMKVDGKAGDFKVTLKKKARYVDPSSCTACGDCLGKCPSKGIPDEFEYGLTTRRAIYIPHAQAVPRVAIIDAANCRMIQNGKCGVCAKTCQKKAINYEDKDEELQIEVGSIIAAPGLKVWDAALATEYGYGRFKNVVTALEFERIMCASGPARGHITVPSSGEEPKKIAFIQCCGSRSEKSGWKKYCSSVCCMYATKEAIITKEHLDVQEDIFFMDIRSYGKEFEAYIERAQKEYGIGMHRSARVSNVDEDPETKKLTVSYTDPKGDGASEEYDMVVLSIGLNPPDGAVDLAKILGIDLNEYGFCKTSVFNPLETTREGVFVTGAFAAPKDIPTSVAEASGSAAKAGAYIVDDKFIPRAPKEYPAEKDVEGKEPRIGVWVCHCGINIGSVVDVPAVAEYAKTLPNVVLSKQSQYACAQDCLEEISTAIKEMDLNRVVVASCTPRTHEPLFREACRDGGLNKYLFNMANIRDQCSWIHMHAAEAATVKSKDLLRMAIAKVALLEPLVGSEIEVTRSAAVIGGGITGMTAALDIAAQGIPVHLIEKEKELGGFALNFRHKEDGKDVAAFIKELVGKIESNKKITVYKGATVVDIPGFVGNFKVILNGGKEIPVGAVLFATGAAQYKPTEYKYGSDKKVMTTLEVENALASDKFSGKDVAFVQCVGSRNSAVKYCSRVCCAGALRNAIQIKMKDPTANVAIIHKDIRTYGFREELYNKASSLGVKFLRYCADDALPDFDGKTVKAHDSILGRDVEIPVDTLVLAAGLAPLREEKEELAKMVKIPISKDGFFFEAHQKLRPVDFATEGVYVAGSAHWPKFMDECIAQGSGAAARMLTTISKDKLISEGIVAVSNSDLCDGCGVCVGCCDYNAITIVCGDDGSLRSNVNPGLCKGCGSCVASCPAAAMEQRGFRNKQIIAEIDALFDKAGV